The following DNA comes from Eupeodes corollae unplaced genomic scaffold, idEupCoro1.1 scaffold_1090, whole genome shotgun sequence.
GAGTAAATAGCCATCAGGTATTCAGGTACTGCCATCCAAATGGCTTTCACCGTTTCTCCGGTCAGTCCGGTGACTTCCTCGATTTAAGTCTGGCTACAGCACTACCTATTTCACCCTCCGTCACCATAGGGGATGCAGGAGGTGAGTCTGGGGGCAGACTCTCCGACTGCAGTCGCACACTCCCTCCAGGATGTGAACAAAACACCTCCATCCTGGATGGAACCGATCTCTGGAGCTTTCCTTCCACGACAAACCCGATATAGCTGGCCCCAAGGGTCATTGTGGTGTTCGTCAGCGAAGGCTCTCCAGTTCTCATACTTACTGCGGGCAAGCATCCTTTTGTAGTCGGCCAGACCTTGCCGGTAGGCAAGTCTTGACTGTTCCAAGTCTGCCAGCCCACGACGTCTACAGGTTTGGAAATGCTCACGCAATCTCCTCACCTGCATACGCTTCACATTCAACTCGGGTGTCCACCACTTCACTTTTTTTCGATTGACCAAACGGTGTCTCTCAAAAAGTTGGTCGTTGACACCCCACACGCACTCATCCAACAATGCTACCTTTCTATCCACCCCTAACCGCTCAAATGCGTCCAGCGACATTGAAGTGACCTTTCTCGCAATTTCTCTTCGGTATACTTCCCAATCCACACCTCTGAGAAGCCAACGCTTCTCACTAGGACCCACACTGGCACTCGGAGAATCTACGGAGGGAGTGAGCTCGATCTGTAATAGAGCGTGATCACTCACTCCTTCAGCACGCCGGATATACCAGTGTGAGTCGAACCTCCGAAGCGCTGGCATATTTGCCAGGGTCACATCAATGTCACTGCACCCATCTGCGTTGTCGAAGGTGAACAAGTCACTCGGCTCATTGAGAACGCTTATGCGGTTGGAGGCTATCCATTCACTTAGCAACTCTCCTCTTGTAGCCCTGCGAGAGCCGGAAGTGTCAGAACGCACATTAAACGTACTCTTGCTGAACCACAAGGGGGAAGTCGCATTAGCGTCGATGACAAAAATCGCAGCTTTATTCCCAATAATCCAAAGCAACACATCAAGGTAAGCAATGTATGGCTCAATGTCTAAGGCGTGCTTAAAGTAAAGACTGAACACCTCCATCCTGGATGGAACCGATCTCTGGAGCTTTCCTTCCACGACAAACCCGATATAGCTGGCCCCAAGGGTCATTGTGGTGTTCGTCAGCGAAGGCTCTCCAGTTCTCATACTTACTGCGGGCAAGCATCCTTTTGTAGTCGGCCAGACCTTGCCGGTAGGCAAGTGTTGACTGTTCCAAGTCTGCCAGCCCACGACGTCTACAGGTTTGGAAATGCTCACGCAATCTCCTCACCTGCATACGCTTCACATTCAACTCGGGTGTCCACCACTTCACTTTTTTTCGATTGACCAAACGGTGTCTCTCAAAAAAATGGTCGTTGACACCCCACACGCACTCATCCAACAATGCTACCTTTCTATCCACCCCTAACCGCTCAAATGCGTCCAGCGACATTGAAGTGACCTTTCTCGCAATTTCTCTTCGGTATACTTCCCAATCCACACCTCTGAGAAGCCAACGCTTCTCACTAGGACCCACACTGGCACTCGGAGAATCTACGGAGGGAGTGAGCTCGATCTGTAATAGAGCGTGATCACTCACTCCTTCAGCACGCCGGATATACCAGTGTGAGTCGAACCTCCGAAGCGCTGGCATATTTGCCAGGGTCACATCAATGTCACTGCACCCATCTGCGTTGTCGAAGGTGAACAAGTCACTCGGCTCATTGAGAACGCTTATGCGGTTGGAGGCTATCCATTCACTTAGCAACTCTCCTCTTGTAGCCCTGCGAGAGCCGGAAGTGTCAGAACGCACATTAAACGTACTCTTGCTGAACCACAAGGGGGAAGTCGCATTAGCGTCGATGACAAAAATCGCAGCTTTATTCCCAATAATCCAAAGCAACACATCAAGGTAAGCAATGTATGGCTCAATGTCTAAGGCGTGCTTAAAGTAAAGACTGCATACAATCAGTCTACCAAAGCTACCCTCGACATTCACACACACACCCCATTCACTCTGATCGATTAGTGAAGACACAGTTGTTTTATCATTCACAACGACAGCGGCAAGGCCCCTGTCGTCTGCGAATGACTTCATATGGCTTGGCAGGCGCCTCACCTGTTTTTTAACAGTATAAGGCTCCTGCAACAGCGCCTCACACATCTGTGTCTCACACATCAACTGCCCCAAATCATCCATTGCTGCCTTAGCACGCTGGCagttaaattgtattaatttaactGCCATTTTAGTGCCTGTTGCTCGCCCTGGCCACCGCCTCAGCATAGACAGGGCAGTGCATGCTCAGCATGAAGTGACCAGCCGGGCTTCCTCGGAAGTCGCAATCGCGACAATGTATGGCATTGTCGCACTCGCGCTTCGAATGGCCCGACTGACCACACCGTCAGCACACCGACTTCTTCTGCCTACACCTGTACGCAAAGTGGTCCAGGCCTAAACAGCGGTGGAACCACTCCACCATAGGTTTCTCCCTGATAGAGAAGGAGAAGTGCTTGATGTAACACCTACCGTCTCCAAGGAGCAAACCAGCAACCCTGGGGCTACAGTTAAGGACAACATTATGTCGTCCTTCACTCACCTTCCACGGCAAAGAGAGAGAAACCTCCTTTTCCACTTCTTCCCTGGTAAGCTTGCATAAATTAAGTTTATGCAGCTCACCAAAGAAGTCCTCAGCCGAGATCCTCTTCTCCACACCACGGACAATGAGCTGTCGGCTCTTCCTTATCTCCGCTGATAAGCCTGCCTCCTGAAGCTTCTTATGCCCCAGGAAAGCATCCATTTCCAGCAGGGAGGGAGTACGAATCAGTACACTGCCATCCTTGCCAGGCTGCACAGTGTGCACCCTGACACCTACCGCAGGCACTAGTTCCTCCTCAACCCTCTTCCTAATCATCCCAGCTGTTTCGTTATTCCTGCCCTTTAAAATTACCGACCACGTCTCGGCCGGCCTAATTGAGGCAACATCAGGGAGTTTGGCCTGTGTTGCAACAACTAAGCCGTTCGACACGGTAGCCGAACTGGCAACTTGGGCAAACGAGGGGCGCTCAGCCACTGCGATGCCCACCGGGACCCCCAATGATCTGGGAGGCCCAGCAGGCACCTCGACCTTACCATGCAGCGCCCTCGTGGTCAACCCCTTGGTGGAGGTAGCCCTTTCCTCAATTCGACCTCTCAGCCTCTCGTTGGCCCCTGACAAGCCCAATATGAGCTGGTCGTAGGCCGCCGAGATCTCAGTCAGCCTTCCGGCTGTCGTGGGGTAGTCAGCCATAGTCATAGTCACCTTCCTTTTTACCTCCGCACACCTCGCCATTACAGCAACAAGGCCCAGACGCTCCTCAAGGCTCTCGCCCGCGTCTGGCTCTGGTGCGGAGGCCACCTTcatctttttcttttccttcttcTTATTGTTATTGGCAGCCGCCCCAGCTGACCCACTTGCCCCAGCACctccaacaacaacaccaattCCTCCGGCCCGCCCACCACCAATCAAGGCAGCAGCACAACCAACCACGACGGCAACACCACCTCCATCAACCACAGATGCACCATCACCTGTACAACCCTCAACCAAACCATCACAGAACACTGCAGCAGTACCAAGAGCTACAGCAACACCTCCATCTCCAGCACCCATATCGCCACCACTAGTGATAGAATCAGCAAcaccaacaacaccaacaacaccaGCAACACCAGCAACACCAGCAACACCAGCAACATCAGCAACACCAGCAGCACCAGCAACACAACCCGCACCAGCCACATCAGCAACACCACCAGCAACATAACCTGCACCAGCAACaccagcaacaccagaaacaccAGCAACACCACCAGCAACACAACCAGCACCAGCAACACCAGCCAACGCATCACGGCCCCCAACGACAACCGAGACACCAGCGGAGCACCCTGCTCCATCTAGTCCATCAGCCACTGCAGCACCCATCATCATCGTCCCAGCAGTACCTCGTCTGTAAAATTCAGTGCTTCCGAAGCCAGCATCTTAGGACAATTCGGCTCTAGAGAAGAGGAGTCCAAAGACTTCTCTACCCGTCGCTTCCTTGCCTTCGCGGCCCTCAGTTCTTCGGTATATATGGGGACGATCTCCTCCATTACGGAGGCAGAATCATCCACCGCAGATTCCGAGTTGGACCTCGATGCTGGTCCCTTGGCTCTTCCTTTGGGCTTTCGTCCCCTTTTCTTCCTTGGGTTGGTCTTAACAACCTGCCAATTTGCCTCCTTCATGAAACTCACTCTGACAACCGGAGTTCTGAACCCCACCAGCGGAGCACCAGACTCCGAATCCTACTCCAGAACAGTGGTCAAACCAACCATGTCGCCGGAGGAGCACCCTTTGGAGCACCCTTCTGCCATTCTTATTCTtaccaatttaatttgttatattaattCAATCACTGTATATTATCTTCACTTTTACGTCTTCACACTTCAAAAGTCGAAACTAGACtgaacacccgaaacttttTCATCTGGgaagggcaacgttgaaccacacaggacaaccataaacgatcatttaccttcactctggggtcaagccgactgctaaaaaacagccgtttcgtcagagcgaaggttCCTCTGGCCCTGGCCAGAGCAGCTTTTacatgtctgtcgaaatataaatactgatctaaccagataccgaggtacttcactacacttttgctcgctaatggctgcccgtgaagatcaacgatgaccatctttcGCCAaatcttgcacgtatccctcgtggccctagccaacggagtccggaacagaattgtctccgacttctggacatttattttcagttgccagtagtgcattgttgttttgatttattccattggatatcagaaactagtttagacgcagcatgaattgtgtcatgacccgccttgaacctgaactgtttatccggaattattttgttgtccgcagcccacttagtaaGAGCCCATTTAATgatcttctcaaaaactttgCTGACGCTCGGAAGAGggcttatcgaccgaagatttgacgggttggagttgtccttttcctttttcgggagaagatgaaccacagcggtcttccaatgcactggataatatgcattattgaagagcgtggtgtaaatgtcaattgctttcgtcggtaaatgtcttagtacaacgttggatataccatcgacacctgctgacttttttattttttattgaattaaagatgagttttccttcggatcttcaattatgtaaaagtcatcgtcaaagatggcttcctctggatctatttgcgctgccCTGAGTActtctctgttctcttcagttctttggagtttaaaacacggaaggtcattatcgtttattttcctaaatatcttgttgattttggggaacatactagggtcactcgaattaactgaccggatcttgcggtcccagtacctgttaattgataacctgtagttctccttaatcaacagattgacattttttattgacgatttcagtgtcctaacccccaagtcgcgtgggtctgtaagtcgtctgtgcaagtttttaagtcttgtcagtaagccactcttgtgcctacgtagtgcgtcaattgtcgcgtttctgtaagcgtccatttggtcccgttctttgtactttgggattgtccgttccatcgttagttttattgtttcgtccatttgttgtaagtgctggtcaatttctgtatttgtcaggtttctgttgtttggtggggctatgtcactcgaacgaagttctctcgatagggcattggtgaaacgagaccaccgcatcttactgtaattgtaagagtgcgttgcaacgtattcttccaattccacgcgttcgttcggaatctgcattacagcagccagtccgcagtgatcccTGTCGTACTCGTCCAGCGACATTGAAGTGACCTTTCTCGCAATTTCTCTTCGGTATACTTCCCAATCCACACCTCTGAGAAGCCAACGCTTCTCACTAGGACCCACACTGGCACTCGGAGAATCTACGGAGGGAGTGAGCTCGAGCTGTAATAGAGCGTGATCACTCACTCCTTCAGCACGCCGGATATACCAGTGTGAGTCGAACCTCCGAAGCGCTGGCATATTTGCCAGGGTCACATCAATGTCACTGCACCCATCTGCGTTGTCGAAGGTGAACAAGTCACTCGGCTCATTGAGAACGCTTATGCGGTTGGAGGCTATCCATTCACTTAGCAACTCTCCTCTTGTAGCCCTGCGAGAGCCGGAAGTGTCAGAACGCACATTAAACGTACTCTTGCTGAACCACAAGGGGGAAGTCGCATTAGCGTCGATGACAAAAATCGCAGCTTTATTCCCAATAATCCAAAGCAACACATCAAGGTAAGCAATGTATGGCTCAATGTCTAAGGCGTGCTTAAAGTAAAGACTGCATACAATCAGTCTACCAAAGCTACCCTCGACATTCACACACACACCCCATTCACTCTGATCGATTAGTGAAGACACAGTTGTTTTATCATTCACAACGACAGCGGCAAGGCCCCTGTCGTCTGCGAATGACTTCATATGGCTTGGCAGGCGCCTCACCTGTTTTTTAACAGTATAAGGCTCCTGCAACAGCGCCTCACACATCTGTGTCTCACACATCAACTGCCCCAAATCATCCATTGCTGCCTTAGCACGCTGGCagttaaattgtattaatttaactGCCATTTTAGTGCCTGTTGCTCGCCCTGGCCACCGCCTCAGCATAGACAGGGCAGTGCATGCTCAGCATGAAGTGACCAGCCGGGCTTCCTCGGAAGTCGCAATCGCGACAATGTATGGCATTGTCGCACTCGCGCTTCGAATGGCCCGACTGACCACACCGTCAGCACACCGACTTCTTCTGCCTACACCTGTACGCAAAGTGGTCCAGGCCTAAACAGCGGTGGAACCACTCCACCATAGGTTTCTCCCTGATAGAGAAGGAGAAGTGCTTGATATAACACCTCCCGTCTCCAAGGAGCAAACCAGCAACCCTAGGGCTACAGTTAAGGACAACATTATGTCGTCCTTCACTCACCTTCCACGGCAAAGAGAGAGAAACCTCCTTTTCCACTTCTTCCCTGGTAAGCTTGCATAAATTAAGTTTATGCAGCTCACCAAAGAAGTCCTCAGCCGAGATCCTCTTCTCCACACCACGGACAATGAGCTGTCGGCTCTTCCTTATCTCCGCTGATAAGCCTGCCTCCTGAAGCTTCTTATGCCCCAGGAAAGCATCCATTTCCAGCAGGGAGGGAGTACGAATCAGTACACTGCCATCCTTGCCAGGCTGCACAGTGTGCACCCTGACACCTACCGCAGGCACTAGTTCCTCCTCAACCCTCCTCCTAATCATCCCAGCTGTTTCGTTATTCC
Coding sequences within:
- the LOC129953481 gene encoding G-box-binding factor-like → NQQHQQHQQHQQHQQHQQHQQHQQHQQHQQHNPHQPHQQHHQQHNLHQQHQQHQKHQQHHQQHNQHQQHQPTHHGPQRQPRHQRSTLLHLVHQPLQHPSSSSQQYLVCKIQCFRSQHLRTIRL